The genomic region CCGGTACGGGGTGGAGGGAGCTGCAATGCGCAGCGGCACGCTGGAGGGACAGGTGGCCCTGATCACCGGGGCCGGGCGGGGGATCGGGCGGGAGATCGCGCTCGGCCTGGCCGCCGAGGGCATGGCGGTCGGGCTGGTCGGGCGCACCCTGCAGACGCTGACCGACACCCTCAAGGCCTGCGTCAAACAGGGCGCCAAGGGCATCGCGGTGACCGCCGACGTGGCACACCCGGGCGCGGTGCGTGAGGCGGTGCGCAGCGTTGAGCGCGACCTCGGCCCGATCGACCTGCTGGTCAACAACGCGGGCCAGGTCGACCGCGCCGAGGTGCCGATCTGGGAGGTGGACCCGACCCAGTGGTGGCAGGTGCTCGAGGTCAACCTGCGCGGCCCGTTCAACCTGATGCGCAGTGTGCTGCCCGGCATGGTCGAGCGGCGGCGCGGCCGGATCCTCAACCTCAACTCCGGCTTCGCGCTGCGCCCGGACGGCCACTACACGGCCTACGCCACCTCCAAGGGCGCCCTGCTCCAGCTCTCCGACAACATCGCCGATTCGCTGGCCGCCCACCACGTGGTGGTGCTGGACATCAGCCCCGGTGCGGTGGCCACCGACATGACGGCGCGGATGCCGATGTTCGCCGACATGAAGGAGTGGAACAGCCTGCCGTACATGGTGGCGGTCGTGGTGGACACCGCGCGCGGGCGGTTCGACGCGCTGCACGGGCGGTTCGTCCACGCGGGGCGGGACGACCTGCAGCAACTGGTCGCAATGGCCGAGGAGATCAAGGCCAAGGACGCCCGCACGCTGCGGCTGCGCCCGTACGGGGAGGACGACCCGCTGCTGTGACGGGGTGACGGGGTGGCGGCGGGTCAGGAGCAGAGCTGGCTGGCCGTCACGGCGCTGAGACCGCGCTGCTGCAGCGCGGTCAGCACGGCCGGCAGCGCGTCCACCGTGCCCTGGTGCCCCATGTGCAGCGCGACGATCGAACCGGCCTTGACCGACCCGAGTATCCGGCGCTGCACCGCCTCCGCGCCGGGGTCGGCGTAGTCGCGCGGGTCCACGTTGAAGGACAGGCAGTGCTCGTAGCCGACCTTGCGGGCCTGTTCCTTGATCTGCGCGGTGGCGAACTGCGCGGCGGAGGGGCGGAACCATCGGCCGATCGAGCCGGTCAGCGCCTTCAGCCGGTCCGCGCAGCCGGCGATCTCGGCGTAGGCCTGGTCCGGGGACATCGAGGAGATGTCCAGGTGGTTCTGGGTGTGGTTGCCCAGCTCGTGGCCGCCGGCCAGGATCCGCTGGGCCATCTGCGGCTGCTGGTCCAGCCAGCTGCCGACCACCAGCACGGTGACCTTGGCGCCGTGCTGCTCGGCGGCGTCCAGCAGGGCGGTGGCCAGCTTGGGGTCGCCCTGGCCGTGGAAGGTCAGCGCCACCTGCGGGCGGTTCGCCGGGCCGTTGACCACCTCGGGCGGGGTGCCGGCGGCCAGCGGCGGCAGGACCGGGAGGGTCAGGCTCGGCGTCGGGGTCGGCGTCGGGCTGGGCGTGGCCGAGGGGGTGGCCGTGGCGCTCGGGATCATATTGGGCGTCAACGCGGTCGTGCCGGTCCCGGCGGCCGGCTGCGGCGTGGCGCCGTGCGGGCCACCGGCGCCGGTGGCGGCTTCCTGGCCGCAGCCCGCGAGCAGGCCGCCGGCCGCGGTCAGGGTGGCCAGCTGGGCGGTGGTGCGCAGAATCCTGCGGCGGTCGACACTCATCGCCGACAGCATAAATATGACGGGAGGCTGTGGCGATTCGGGCCCGCGTGTCGGACCTCGCTGGTGGACCTCGGCCGGCGGGCCGTCAGACCCGGAAGATCCCGTACGAGAACCCGGCCGCCCGGACCCTGCCCGCCGCCACCTCGACCCCTTCGACCAGCAGCGGCACCGCGTCCGACACCGAGGGCACCGCGAGCTCCGCCGGCTCCCGGCGCGGGTTCACCACCACCAGATGGGTGCCACCGCGCACGTAGGCGAACGGGTAACCGGACCCGAGCACGGTCACCTCGGCACCCGTCCCGAGCTCGGGGGTGTCGCGGCGCAGCCGGATCAGCCGGCGCACCTGGTTCAGCAGCGAGTCGGGGTCGGCCCGCTGCGCGGCGACGTCGGGCCGTGCCGGGTCCGGGTCCAGCGGCAGGTAGAGCACGCCCGGGTCGGCGGTGGAGAACCCGGCGTTCACCGAGGCGTCCCACTGCATCGGGGTCCGCGAGCCCTGCCGGGCCTCGGTGCCGAACTGGCTGCCCTCCTTCTCCGGCAGCCCGGGCACGAACCGCATGCCGATCTCGTCGCCGTAGTAGATCACCGGCAGGGTCGGCCAGCTGAGCAGGAAGGCGAAGGCACAGGCCGCCTGCTCGCGGGTGCGCGGGCCGCAGACCAGCCGGGAGAAGTCGTGGTTGGCGGTCGGCAGCGCGACCAGGCCGCGGCCGTCGATGGCGGCGTCGGCCTGCTGCCAGGCGGTCAGGAACTCCGCCGTGGAGCCGGCGCCGGCCGCGTCGAAGTAGCAGGGCTCGCCGTGTGCCCAGGAGCCCTGGCTGCCGGTGCCGTTGTCCCAGAGCGAGCGCAGACCGCGCCCGTTGAAGTGCAGGAAGAAGTCGGAGTGCAGCCCGGCGGGGACGGAACGGGCCGGATCGCCCCACTCGGCGATCAACACCCGGTCGGGATAGTGCTTGTCCAGCCAGGAGCGCATCTCGCCCCAGAGTTTGGCGGTCTCCAGCTGCCCCGGGTCGTCCTTGACCAGCGAGGCGGCCATGTCCACCCGGAAGCCCGCGACGCCGAGTTCGAACCAGTGCGCCATGATCTGGCGCAGCGCCTCCCGGTTGGCCCGCGGACCGGGGTCGTCGACCGAGCTGCGCCAGGGCTCGGCCGGGTCCGGGCGGGCGTAGCCGAAGTTGAGCGCGGGCTGGATCGGGTAGAAGTTGGCCCGGTAGAAGCCGCCGCGCCGGCCCTGGTTGGGGATCCACTCGTGCACCGGGGCGGTGATCCGGTCCGACCAGATGTAGCGGTCGTCGGCCGGGTCCTGGGCGGACTGCTGGAACCACGGGTGCCGGTGCGAGGTGTGCCCGGGCACCAGGTCGAGCAGCACCCGGATGCCGCGCTCGTCGGCCGCCGCGACCAGCGCGGCGAGGTCCGCGTTGCTGCCGTAGCGCGGGGCGATGCTCAGGTAGTCGGCCACGTCGTAGCCGGCGTCGCCGAACTCGGAGGCGAAGCACGGGCTCAGCCAGACCGCGGTG from Kitasatospora azatica KCTC 9699 harbors:
- a CDS encoding SDR family NAD(P)-dependent oxidoreductase gives rise to the protein MRSGTLEGQVALITGAGRGIGREIALGLAAEGMAVGLVGRTLQTLTDTLKACVKQGAKGIAVTADVAHPGAVREAVRSVERDLGPIDLLVNNAGQVDRAEVPIWEVDPTQWWQVLEVNLRGPFNLMRSVLPGMVERRRGRILNLNSGFALRPDGHYTAYATSKGALLQLSDNIADSLAAHHVVVLDISPGAVATDMTARMPMFADMKEWNSLPYMVAVVVDTARGRFDALHGRFVHAGRDDLQQLVAMAEEIKAKDARTLRLRPYGEDDPLL
- a CDS encoding polysaccharide deacetylase family protein, which encodes MSVDRRRILRTTAQLATLTAAGGLLAGCGQEAATGAGGPHGATPQPAAGTGTTALTPNMIPSATATPSATPSPTPTPTPSLTLPVLPPLAAGTPPEVVNGPANRPQVALTFHGQGDPKLATALLDAAEQHGAKVTVLVVGSWLDQQPQMAQRILAGGHELGNHTQNHLDISSMSPDQAYAEIAGCADRLKALTGSIGRWFRPSAAQFATAQIKEQARKVGYEHCLSFNVDPRDYADPGAEAVQRRILGSVKAGSIVALHMGHQGTVDALPAVLTALQQRGLSAVTASQLCS
- a CDS encoding alpha-amylase family glycosyl hydrolase — its product is MTDRQSVPSWLAEAVLYQIYPQSFADSNGDGIGDLPGITAHLDHLAELGITAVWLSPCFASEFGDAGYDVADYLSIAPRYGSNADLAALVAAADERGIRVLLDLVPGHTSHRHPWFQQSAQDPADDRYIWSDRITAPVHEWIPNQGRRGGFYRANFYPIQPALNFGYARPDPAEPWRSSVDDPGPRANREALRQIMAHWFELGVAGFRVDMAASLVKDDPGQLETAKLWGEMRSWLDKHYPDRVLIAEWGDPARSVPAGLHSDFFLHFNGRGLRSLWDNGTGSQGSWAHGEPCYFDAAGAGSTAEFLTAWQQADAAIDGRGLVALPTANHDFSRLVCGPRTREQAACAFAFLLSWPTLPVIYYGDEIGMRFVPGLPEKEGSQFGTEARQGSRTPMQWDASVNAGFSTADPGVLYLPLDPDPARPDVAAQRADPDSLLNQVRRLIRLRRDTPELGTGAEVTVLGSGYPFAYVRGGTHLVVVNPRREPAELAVPSVSDAVPLLVEGVEVAAGRVRAAGFSYGIFRV